TGAGTAAAGATAACGACCTCAGGAAGGAAACGCGCAAAATAGAAGATGCCTTGAAACACGTGAAGAGATGACCCCGAAAAACCCCCGCACCCTCAATAGCCTCATTCCTCTGGCATGTGACCGATGATCCTGCTCATCCACCCTCCAGCGACAAAACCATGCGAACCACCTGCAGGTATAACTCAACTTGCCGGCGCGCTCGGCTCGCATGGCATACCGTACGGACTGCTCGATGCCAACCTTGAAGGGATGCTCTATCAGCTCGAGGCGCCGGTAGATGCGTTCGATACGTGGACGCGCCGGGCCAAAAAGAATGCTTCTTCACACCTCAATTCGCTGAGAAATCTCAGTTTCTATGGGAGGTTCGACAGATATAAACGGGCGGTGCTCGACCTCAACCGACTCCTGGAGAAGTCGGCGACGGATAAGGATCTTCGCATATCGCTCGCCGACTACGAAGACCGGTCTTTGTCGCCGACAAGAACAGACGATTTACTCTCTGCCGCGGAGCACCCCGAAAAAAACCCTTTTTACCCTTACTTCTCTCAACGTCTCCCGGACGTGATTGAGAAGGGGCAATATGGCTACATAGGCGTCTCACTCTCCTTTTTAAGCCAGGCGCTCTCCGGCTTTGCCATGATCGGGTTCGTGAAGAGAAGATTTCCCGCGTTAAAGATCATCATTGGAGGCGGTCTTGTCACATCGTGGATGAAGAGAGCTACCTTCAGGAATAGCTTCGGTGGCCTGATAGACTACATGGTCTCCGGCCCGGGGGAGGAGGCGCTCCTCAATATTCTCGGTAAGACGGGCCATGGACGCGCCCGCTCGCGGCCTGCCTATGGCTTTCTACACTCCCAAAAATATCTTGCCCCCGGGTTCATCATGCCGTATAGCAGCTCATCGGGATGTTACTGGGGGAAGTGCGCCTTCTGTCCTGAGAAGGCCGAAGGCAATAGATACGAGCAGCTACCCGCCCGTGTGGTGACACCCGAGCTTATAGGCCTCGTCGAGGCGTTAAGACCGGCCCTCATACACCTGACCGACAACGCCGTGAGTCCTGCAGTATTGAGGGGATTTGCCGAAAACCCTCCGGGTGCGCCCTGGTATGGTTTTGCCAGGGTCACTGATTGTCTTACCGATCCTGATTTCTGCGTGGCCCTCAAACGTTCGGGCTGTGTCATGCTGAAACTGGGGGTTGAATCCGGGAACCAGGATGTGCTCGATGCCATGCACAAGGGAAACGATGTCTCAACCACATCACGGGCGCTACGAGCACTGTCCAATGCCGGTATCGCCACCTATGTCTACCTTCTCTTCGGCACCCCCTGGGAATCCGAAGATAAGGCGCGAAGAACTCTCGATTTTACGGTTAAGCACAGCGCCTGCATCGACTTTCTCAATGTCGCGATCTTCAACCTTCCCCGTTTAAGCCCCGAATCTTTCGACCTTGTGCAAACGGATTTCTATGAGGGCGATCTTTCGTTGTATACGAATTTTGTTCATCCGCACGGATGGACGAGACGTAATGTGAGGAGTTTCGTTGAGAGAGAATTCAGACAGCATTCTGCCATCAAGCCCATCGTGCTCAGGCAGCCGCCCTTATTCACGTCGAATCATGCGCCTTTCTTTTGCCGCGCCATGAATCCTCTTTTGAGTGAGCCCGTCCGTATTGACGGCGAATTTGCATAGTGATATGGTATCCGTGGAATGAATGACAAGAGACGCATAATCGTGGATAAGGCGCAGAGCCACATCCTGTCCACGCAGGACGAGAGCGGGGGATGGTCAAGACTTAAGGGAGAATTTCCTTACGAAACGGAGCCCACGAGCTGGGCCGTGAAGGTCCTTTCCATGAACAGGACCGGCGCCGATAAAATTGAGAAAGGCGTTCGATTCATCCTTCAGGACCAGAAACCGGATGGGAGTTGGAACAATAACGCCGCGCATACCGCCTTCGCAATCATTGCGCTTAGCGAAACAGGCGAGGGCCCAGAGGCGGTGAAAAAGGCCATAGCGTATCTCAAGGGGGCCGAGCAAAATGGCGGTGGGTTCCAGCGGGTCGCGGGCGTTGGCGAACCCACCACACTTCACACGGCGAGCGCGCTCTTTGCTTTCAAGGCAGCGGGGCTTGACCCTGACGAGCCATCTGTGAAAAAGGCCGTGGGCTGGCTTAAGGGTTCCCAGAACGAGGATGGCGGCTATGGCATGTTCAGGGGATCACCGTCCACTGCACTCGGCACCACGAGGTCGCTCACGGCCTTGCGCATGTACCTCGTTAAATCGAGTGAGCCTTATGTCGCGCACGGCATCGCCTGGCTTTTGAGCACCCGAAAGGAATCCGGCGGTTTTTCCATGATGCCCGCATCCGTCGAAGATCCGGAGATCACGGCCTATGTCATTATGGCCTTAAACGGTCTTACCGAATACAGGAAATACTTGGACAACGCACTTGATTACCTCGAAGGCGCGCAACAAGCCGATGGATCGTATACAAGTGCCACACCCATCCAGTTTGATAACAAGCCGAAGAAGAACACCCAGACCGCCTGTTTCGTCGCCTGGGCGTTGTTAGAGATGAAATAGCGATCACCCACAGGGTAGCCTGAGCGGTGTAGTGCCCGTGCACTATGAAACCTGCGATACTCCCTCTGCGGCGCGGTGAAGACAGGCCCGAGAGGGAAAAGAAGGGTAGTGTCCTCATGAGGACACTACCAAAAGAAGAGTGCGTTTGCCTCTCGCCTGTGGTATTATAAAGGCGTCCCGAATAAGCGCCCATAGCTCAATTGGATAGAGTGTTGGACTTCGAATCCAAAGGTTGCAGGTTCGATTCCTGCTGGGCGCACCAATGATATCAAGTAGTTACGCCTTATGCTCACCCTTGAATCCCTCTCAATTGTATAGTTTTTGTATAGTTCGTATTGTTGTTAAGAACGTTGTCCAAAATATCAACCGCCTTTGACAGGTGTAATGGTGATAAGTGCGAATACCTCAAGGTCATGGTTAAGTCTCTGTGACCTAGCAGCCTTGAGACTGTCGTAAGGTCTACCCCTTCCATAACAAGATGAGAAGCGAAGGTGTGTCTTAGATCGTGAAAGCGAAAATTATTAATCCCTGCACGTTTACAGGCTCCGTTAAACGAGTTCTTGATATCGCCATAGGATGAGCCTGTTAATTGATCATAGAACACATGAGAAATATCTAACCGCCTCTTTATCCCTATCAACGTTGCCCGTAAGGTAGCGTTAATTGGTATTTCCCTTCTCTCCCCATTCTTTGTCCTGTCGAGAAGTATGAACTTATGGTTCAGGTCTACGTTTTCCCATTTCAGGGACAGGATCTCTCCCTTTCTCATGCCGGTATTTAAGGCAGTAACGACTATCGGTCTTAAATGATCCGCACATGCATCGATAAGAGCTTGACATTCTTCCTTCGAAAGATACCGCAATCTTCTGTTGTTCTCTTCGAGTAGCTTTACCTTGCGAACCCGTTTCAATACATCCTCTTCAACCATGTTCCAATCCACAGCCTTTGTGAACATATGCTTTATCAAGGCAATATGTCTGTTGACTGTAGCGGGTTTATTGCCTCTGTGTATACGTTCAGTCTGGTAGTGTTCGAGCATCATGGTATTGAAACGCCTGAGCGATACAGCGCCATATTTCTCTTGAAGCTGCTTAAGGTTGCAATCTTTCTCCCTGAAAGACCTTTGACGCTGCATCCATTTGCTATATTCTGTCGCAAGGTCGTTGAAAGAATGATTTACGATCCTTTTGATCTCAGGCTGCTTTCCTTCTTTGATGGATTGCCGTCTTTGGATGAGAAGGGCTTCCGCTTCTCTGAACTTATCCAGCGATTCAAATATTCAGTGTAGAAACACAATACCGTTAACACCCGGGTACATGGTATAATATATAATACTGTCTCATTCCGGAACTGAAATTCACTGCATATTGCCTGCTACAAGTCTCAATTGTGTGTTGGTAATCGGCAATATACCCGCATTTGGTTCACAACTGATACCTGTAGTGGTCGGCTGCTTTATTTCCGGCATGCCTATGGTCTTGATACGACTGGCGCTTGATTGGTCAAGGGTAACACGTGGAAGAGAACAGCCTCCGAAAGTAGCAACAATGAACAGTATCAGTATCACTTGCCACGCACGTTTGATCATATCGTCTCCTCTCATATTTCCTATCCTAGCGCAAGACCTGCGTGACCCGCGCTGCATGGCTACCTGCCGTCCTTAGCCTCAAAGCCTTCATGATGGCGTCCTTCAATCGTTCTAATTCCATTTGATTTGGGCGGAGTTGGATGGCTTTGTCAACGGAGATCAATGCCTCATCGTATCGTTTTAGGAATACAAGGGTCGAGCTCTTCATTGCCCATGCGTCGGCGAAATCGGGATTAAGCGAGATCGCGGTTTCAAAAGCTGAGAGGGCCTCATCATACTTTTTCAGGTTGAAGAGTACGTTGCCTTTGGCCGCCCAAAGGGTCGCATTCTTCGGATGTTCCTTAATAGATTTTTCCACGAACGCCAGCATTTGCTTCTCGTTTCCTGGGATGTAGGCGCAACCAGACACAACCTGCTTTCCGGTGTTTTGATCAACAACAAATCCTTCATACGTTTCAGGGATGGACGAAAACCTCTTATCTATACGGTACGTGTGTCCTGCTTCAACGGTGAATTTCAGAAAACAGGTGTTCCTCGCGTAATATCTTCCTACCTCGTTAAAAGACATCTCAAGGGTATGATCTCCGGGTAAGACTGTGACTGCATCCGAGGTTACCTCTGTGCCATCACAGCTTTTAATAGCTATATCTATAGAGGCTCGTTCGATCAGTGCGGTTTCGTCTGGTGGTAAATCCGGGCCCGTGTAAGCTTTATATGGGGCAACGGCACAAGACGAAATCAGCAGAACAGACACGGTAAGAACCAAAAACCCAGGAAGCGCTGTCGTGTTCATTTCGCGTACCCTCCTCAGCATTCAATCAGAGGAATTCGTATCAAGTTAACGGCCGCCTTGCTTCTCTCGTTGTTATCAGGCAGACCATCGTACGCCATTAACCAACAAATAGTTTTTCCCAAGGCGTCCGTTTGCGTTTATCTATGATGTGGATGATCGTTTATACCAAATATAAACATTACTGACAAGAGAAAAATGTGGTGATTATTTACTTGACGACGGTAACTATCTGTGCTATAGTTAAAAGTATGGTGAGTTACTTCTTGGGTTTGGCTTTCTGGTCGTGGTCTTCGATGTGTTTCCGCAAGTGCTTTGCCACTTCGGGATGGAAGACGTGGGACATTACTTCGTCTGCCGTCATCCTTTTTGGTGGTTTTTTGACTTCCTCTTTTTTCTTCATGGAGGCTCCTTATGAATATTAATTTAATTGATCTCGTTGAGCAATACAAGGGTGATGAATCTAAATGCCGCTCGTATATCGAATCTCTAAAGTGGCCTAATGGTGTCATATGTCCTCGTTGCGGCTCGCCTAAAGTCTATAGAACGGCTAAGAGCGGCCATAAATTTGATTGTGAAGCCTGTAGGTATCAGTTCACGGCTACTGCTAATACAATCTTCCATGATTCTCATTTGCCTATCTGGAAATGGTTTCTTGCCATTTATCTTATGACAGAGAGCAAGAAGGGAATGTCGGCCAACCAATTGAAAAGGACTCTTGGCGTGAGCTACAAGACAGCTTGGTATCTTTGCCATAGGATCAGAAAGGCTATGCAAGAGGCAACAGAAAGCAAACCAAAACTGAAGGGTGTTGTTGAGGTAGACGAAACTTATGTTGGCGGCAATTATGATCCGAGAAGAAAGAGAGCGAGACACGATAAACAGGCAGTAATAGGGTTGCTTGAAAGAAAGGGTAAGTTTGAATCTAAGACCATTCCCACTAATGGGGCCAGAATCCTTGTGGGGATCATCAAGGATCGCGTAGATAAGACCGCTACGGTTATGACGGACGAGGCCAGGGGATACAAAAGGATTGACGGCGAATACAAGCACGAATCTGTTAAACACAGAAACGAAGAATGGAGAAGGGGCAACGCTTACACCAACGGCGTAGAAAGCGCATGGTCGCTTTTCAATCGTTCTATCGTAGGTTCTTACCATCAGATTAGTTCTAAGCATATGGATGCATACCTTGATGAGTTTGATTGGAGATTCAATAACAGGGAGAATCCGTACCTGTTTGAAGACACCATGATAAGGCTTTTGAATACCCCACAGATGGAGTTTAAGGAATTGATAGACAAGACGGCTTGAACTTCGGTACAATAAATGTTATGGCTGACACTCCAGAGGAGAAAGAACCGGACACCCAAACCCCAAATAATGATGCCAGCAATAAGCATCATGGTGCCCATCCAATTTTCCGGCCCAAACTTCAAATTCCAAGCTCCGTAATAAACGCATATCGCGCCGACCAAGAGAAGAAGAATCGCATTGAAAAGTGGAAGCTTAGAATAGAGGTTTTTACCCTTCTCGCAATAGTCGCTTACGCCATTATTGCTTATCTTCAATGGCAAACTATGCAAGAAGCTACTGGTATCGCTAATAAGGCTGCCAACACAGCCCAAGGTGCTCTCGCTGCCCAAATCGAATCCGCACGCCAAGATCGGAGACCCTGGGTGGGGCTGAAAGATGTTCGTTGTGAAGGGTGTACTGGTGACACGGAAACGATCACAATTGGGCAGATGTTTGGTGTAATAGAAAATTCGGGCAAAACTCCCGCTATACGGATGGTAATCAACTCTGCTTGGACTAATCGGAAGGCCATTCAACCCATTCCCGATTATGATAGTGTCCAGCGCAGCACTCCTCCGCCACCAAAACAAAACAACCTTCCGCCAGCCCTTCTCAAAGAAATGGAGGCCCTGAAGCGACTGAACGAACCCGCAAAAACAGCATTGCCCCCCAATGCGAATCGAGTGTTGCCTATCATGGCCAGCTTCAGCGGTAAAAGAGGTTTTGCTTCTATGACACAAAGACAAATCTATTATGCCGTTGGAAAAATCACATACTATGGCGCAGAAGGGAACAAGCAATATACTACGAATTTCTGTCTCATGAATGAGTTTGGGGTATCCTTCCGCTTCTGCCCCACTGGAAACGATATGAAGTAAAATCGCAAGAAAAAAATATAACACCACGACCAAGACATACTTCTTCATCGAGGGTTACCCCTCGATAGGTCTGTCCCTTCGTGAAAGCAACAATCACCAAAAATGTATGGCAGAAACCCACGAATCTGACAATGGAATACCATCTGAAATCTTCCTAGTCTCGGAAGATTTGCCGTGTAACGATTTCAGTCAAAAAGCGATACTATTTGAAGGCGCTGTGAAATCACTATGTTGCTGGGGTGCCTCTTAAAGGAAGGAAACAAGGGGCCGGTTTGTCCGGCCCATTTTTGTTCAATAATTCATAATCAGGAGTTCGGTGACTTTCTTCTTGGCTTGGGCGGCCGGGCATGGAATAGCTTGTCGCCACTTCATGGATAACAAAATTCTTGAAAAGAGCACGGATCTCGGGCGCGTCATTGATTGACATGATGAACGGACGGGTGTAACATCTATATGTCGCGAAAATGAGGAGTTGGCGGCATCGCGGGTAGATCGTAAGCGAAGGCCTTAAGCCATGGCGAAGGTTAAAGTTTATTACTTCATCGAATATTTCCCCGGGACTGACATCGGGATAGCGTCTGTGCATCCAGCAACGGTGGGCGCCATTGAAGCACTGGGGGGCGAAATAATCGAAGAGTCGTGCCTGGAAGTTGACGAAAGCGAACTCGACGGAAATGGTTTTTACCAGCAGATGTTGCGTGACGAAGAATAGATAATTTTTATCGCGAACGTGCAATTTCGCTGGCGAACCGTTCGCTCAAGGGCTCTATTAGAATAGTCCTACCAGTTTCATTAAGCTTTTGACAATTTGGCCGTGGCCCTCATGAATAAAGATGCCGAACTGGGAAATCAACGAGTAGGCAAAGGCAAACTGGGCGAGTGCCCAGCCGGCAATGGTGAACTGGCTTACGCTCACGAGGCCGATTCCAAATTGTGAGATGGTCAGGATGCCGCAGGCAAACTGCCCGATAGCAATCACACCTCTCGCTGGTACGGGAACGCGGTTCGGATGATACTTGAACGAGACATGAATGAGCGGCAGTCCGAGAACAGTGGTCGCCGACTTGTATTCGAATCCGTACCCATCCCACTTCTCGCGTGCGGGAAATGGCGCGCCACACTGGGGGCAGACAACCGCCTGCTCCGATACTTCATGCTGACATTCTCGACAGGCCTTCATACGTTCACCCTCCAGCAATTGATATATGAACCGCTGATTTCCGCCTCTTTCGATATCATATCGTTGCGTCCCGAAAAACGCAACATCGGGTGTCGCTTTCTTCCCCCGGACACATCAAACACCGTTTGAATGAATACGGGTTCAAAGGGCCTGTCGCTTGAGATCAGCGAGAAAATAAAAAGGGCAGGGTCGCGAAACCCTGCCTGTGTGGGGGGGGGTATTATGGGAGTTGCTATTGGTTACTCTTTTAATTTCTTCCGTAATCCGGCAAGGCTTAAAAAGCCCGTCACGAGCAGAAGGACCGTCGAAGGAACGGGCACGGCGGAAGCGGTTCTGTTGAAACGCGGATCGTTGAGGTTCAGGTTCTGTATAGTCGCGAAGGTCCAGGTTTGCGTTGAGGCGGTGTATGTCATCCAGGTCCCGTAGTAGCCGCCCTGGTTTTTGATGTAGGCCAGAGCAGCGAGTGTGATCGGATTGGAGGTTGGACTGGTTGAGGTTCCAGAAAGGTAAACGTTCCAGCTGAAATTGTTAACGCCCGATTCGGTAGCGACCGAATAGTTACTATTGGGCATGTCAACCGTCCATGAACCCTTTGAGAATTGGCCCATGCCGGGGTTTTCCATGTTGCCGCCGGTGCTCGAGACATCGAATATCTCGATCTTGTCTAATTTGTCGGAATGGTTGCCCCATACCTGGTCCTGGGAGAACTGCACAGACCACGAGGCGAAGGATGTGGCGGCAGTGAGGCACACAAAGAGAACCGCCACGAGGCAGATGATTATCCTGGTCCCGGGCGAGCCAGCGGTTTTCAAAATCCCTGTGACACCGGATTCAATTTCTCTCGTATATGTTGGTTCGTGTTTCATTCTATCATTACTTATGCATCCACCGTGCCATGACCCAACCTGACATTAAAAACCAATATTATTGATGTGTTACGGATAAGAATCGGGCATTGCATACGTTCCCATAACTACAAATAGCGTAGGGCAGTCTATGGAAATTGAAGTTTTGCGCTCATAATCCGTACCAATGGTGCTTGCCGAGAATGAATATGTGGAAATGATCGGTTTGGGAAATGAAGAGGCAGCGCGGCTTAAGCCAGAAGAGGATAGTCTGGCAGACGAGTGAATCCATGAGGCGGGTGAGCCCCACACTATTTGAAACCGGACACAGCTGGCGATGTATCCGATGAACGCGTGAGTCCCGCTGCGTTACCGAGCGCTTTTTTTCCATAACATGGGAACTTTTTTATACCTCCGGTTGTCAAAAGAATAGAGTTCAAATAAAAGGAGGTAACATCATGGTAAGGAAAGCATTATGCATTATGTTGTTTTTGGCATTGGTCGAGCCTCATGCGGCACGCGCCTACGTGGCCGATGCAGGCGTCGTCAACGTGCGGATCATCTCGGACGCCGGCGATGAGTTCGCGAGCTACAGGACATATCCGCGTGTACGCGAGCAGGGCAAATACTTCTTTATGGAGGCGGTAAAGGGTGAACGATACTCAATCGAGGTGGCAAACAGATGCGACAGGCGCGTGGGAGTGGTCGTAGCAGTTGACGGAAGAAACATCATTAGCGGCGCCAAATCAGACCTTGGGGCCGGCGAGCGGATGTACATCATCGAACCATACACCACAAATACCTTTGAAGGCTGGCGTACCGGCATGGAGCGCACGAACAGGTTTTACTTCACAGAGCAGTCCGATTCTTACGCCGAGAAGGTCTTTTCGGACGCCTCGGCCATGGGAACTATCGCCATCGCCGTTTACAAGGAAAAGCTTCCCGAAATCATGCATTACCAGGGGATGAGTAAGGCCCCTGACCAGGCGACAGCAGCGCCCTCCCAGCACGCGGAGGCGGCCAAGCGCTCCTACGAGACGAGGGATAAGAGCGAACAGGCGGGTACCGGTTTCGGGGAAACCACCTATTCCCCGTCCCGTGTGGTCAGATTTGAACCAGAGCGCACACTCGCTGAAAGGATAGTCCTCAAATATGAATGGCGTACCGAACTCTGCAAGAAAGGAGTGATTCAGTGCGGCCCCAAGAACAGACTCTGGCCCGAGGGCCAGGGCTTTGCCCCCATACCTAAGGATTTCAGAGGGTAGGATTTCTTTAAGGGGCCCCGCTGATCTTAATGAACGGGGCCCCGACGCTTAACCTCGCTCAAACAAATTCTCTACTCAAAGCCTTAATTATTACCCGCTATTTTACGCCTCCCCCCTGACCTTCTGTTAATCAAATGAAACTTTGTTCCGATAATTAATTATCACACATCATCAAAACCGTGGAGGGTTCATGATGCCGGTAATAGTATGGAGCGACGAAAAGTTTTCCGTAAATATCGAGATGATCGACAAGCAGCACAAAAAGATGATCGACATGATCAATGAGCTGCTTGAAGCCGTTCAAGCCAAACAGGAAAATAATATTCTTGCGCAATTACTCATCAAGCTCGTTAATTACACCCATTATCATTTTTCCACAGAGGAAAGGTACTTCAAGATATACAACTACCCGGACACGACCGTCCACAAGGCGCAGCACGATCACTTGCGCGAGCAAGTGGCGGCGCTGGACGAAAGATATTATTCAGGACAAAAGATGATAACCGGCGAGGTCATGGGTCTGCTTAACGACTGGCTGGCCGATCACATCATCGGGTCGGATCGCAAATTCGGTTCGTTCTTAAAAGGAAAAGGCGCTTTTTGAATCTGTTTCCGCGGCACGGGGCCTTCCCTTCATAGCCGTGGATCCTGCCCGTTTGGTGCGAAGACCTCCATGTCCCCGTAATCCGCGCTTGCATGCGTGCCAGTATTATCGGCGTCTGTGAGAACGGCAATGCCACTCGCCGTGGGGTTCTTTTCTTTTTCCCCAAAGAGCTGTCTGTAATCGTTAAGGAGATTGCGCTTTTCCGTGATCCACTCATTCGCTTGAGCCCTTCCGCTTCTCACCACAACGACCTTTGTGCTCGCTGATGTGGGCGAGTTGAACGTCGTTCCCACGGGAAGTGTGTCACTCCAGATATATTTGATGGAGCTCAAAAACGGCCAATGACCGAAGACAACATAGATGGCAAGAACGCTGTCGTTGTGGCTCTTCTCCCGTTCGTCGGTACCCTCCGGGAAGATGAGCGCCCGCCACTGCCACTCGAATTCGGGCAGCTCTCTTAAGGCGAAGCTATGTTCCACGCCAACTTGCATGGCTTGAGCATGGGCGTCGGCATGGAGAAATTTCTTTCCGCCCTCGACCTTCACAGTGTAGATCTTCGCAGCACTGTCATTATTTGTGGCCTCCCAACCGGCAGGAAACTTGTCCGCTTCATCCCCCTGAAACGTTATGTGAAAGGGCTCAGCTGCCTTAATCTCAGTCGTGAGCATCAGGAACGCAACGAACACAAAGAGCACAAGTGTTGATAGTACCTTAAGCTTTGTCGACACGTTCGATTGTGGCATCTTACTCCCTGGCACGAATTGCTCGGCGAAAATCCCTCTCGAACGCCTGGAAACATCAAAGAATAGATTGAGACGCGTCAATTGTCTTAAAAGGGAGATCTCCGCCCCTTAAGGCAAGTATACCCTAAAGACGCTCTCAATGACAATCCCGGATTCTTGAATTGTGGACCTAAAGTGAGAAGGTGGCGACATGCGGGTGATCCCTGTGGCCTCTGCCGCGCCCTCCTCAAAACAATTCCTTCACTCGCTTCCGGAGGATCGACAACAAACTATAGACAAAAATCGCATGCGGCCATACCGATAGAGCGTCATGACAAACCTTATCGTGCAACATTTTTCCTGATGGGTGTGGTCGCGAAGGCTTAAGATTTCTTTTGGGGCGTGGCTGAGAAGGTTTGCGTCTTGTCCTCACCTGGCTTCATGGTTCATCAAGAAATCTTTGATACATTTTGATGAGACCTCTTATCGTGTCGTAATGGTCTCTTATTAACTCGAAGAAGTGCTCGTCGATATC
This sequence is a window from Syntrophorhabdaceae bacterium. Protein-coding genes within it:
- a CDS encoding radical SAM protein, which encodes MILLIHPPATKPCEPPAGITQLAGALGSHGIPYGLLDANLEGMLYQLEAPVDAFDTWTRRAKKNASSHLNSLRNLSFYGRFDRYKRAVLDLNRLLEKSATDKDLRISLADYEDRSLSPTRTDDLLSAAEHPEKNPFYPYFSQRLPDVIEKGQYGYIGVSLSFLSQALSGFAMIGFVKRRFPALKIIIGGGLVTSWMKRATFRNSFGGLIDYMVSGPGEEALLNILGKTGHGRARSRPAYGFLHSQKYLAPGFIMPYSSSSGCYWGKCAFCPEKAEGNRYEQLPARVVTPELIGLVEALRPALIHLTDNAVSPAVLRGFAENPPGAPWYGFARVTDCLTDPDFCVALKRSGCVMLKLGVESGNQDVLDAMHKGNDVSTTSRALRALSNAGIATYVYLLFGTPWESEDKARRTLDFTVKHSACIDFLNVAIFNLPRLSPESFDLVQTDFYEGDLSLYTNFVHPHGWTRRNVRSFVEREFRQHSAIKPIVLRQPPLFTSNHAPFFCRAMNPLLSEPVRIDGEFA
- a CDS encoding prenyltransferase/squalene oxidase repeat-containing protein; translation: MDKAQSHILSTQDESGGWSRLKGEFPYETEPTSWAVKVLSMNRTGADKIEKGVRFILQDQKPDGSWNNNAAHTAFAIIALSETGEGPEAVKKAIAYLKGAEQNGGGFQRVAGVGEPTTLHTASALFAFKAAGLDPDEPSVKKAVGWLKGSQNEDGGYGMFRGSPSTALGTTRSLTALRMYLVKSSEPYVAHGIAWLLSTRKESGGFSMMPASVEDPEITAYVIMALNGLTEYRKYLDNALDYLEGAQQADGSYTSATPIQFDNKPKKNTQTACFVAWALLEMK
- a CDS encoding site-specific integrase, encoding MVEEDVLKRVRKVKLLEENNRRLRYLSKEECQALIDACADHLRPIVVTALNTGMRKGEILSLKWENVDLNHKFILLDRTKNGERREIPINATLRATLIGIKRRLDISHVFYDQLTGSSYGDIKNSFNGACKRAGINNFRFHDLRHTFASHLVMEGVDLTTVSRLLGHRDLTMTLRYSHLSPLHLSKAVDILDNVLNNNTNYTKTIQLRGIQG
- a CDS encoding tetratricopeptide repeat protein; this encodes MNTTALPGFLVLTVSVLLISSCAVAPYKAYTGPDLPPDETALIERASIDIAIKSCDGTEVTSDAVTVLPGDHTLEMSFNEVGRYYARNTCFLKFTVEAGHTYRIDKRFSSIPETYEGFVVDQNTGKQVVSGCAYIPGNEKQMLAFVEKSIKEHPKNATLWAAKGNVLFNLKKYDEALSAFETAISLNPDFADAWAMKSSTLVFLKRYDEALISVDKAIQLRPNQMELERLKDAIMKALRLRTAGSHAARVTQVLR
- a CDS encoding IS1595 family transposase, with protein sequence MNINLIDLVEQYKGDESKCRSYIESLKWPNGVICPRCGSPKVYRTAKSGHKFDCEACRYQFTATANTIFHDSHLPIWKWFLAIYLMTESKKGMSANQLKRTLGVSYKTAWYLCHRIRKAMQEATESKPKLKGVVEVDETYVGGNYDPRRKRARHDKQAVIGLLERKGKFESKTIPTNGARILVGIIKDRVDKTATVMTDEARGYKRIDGEYKHESVKHRNEEWRRGNAYTNGVESAWSLFNRSIVGSYHQISSKHMDAYLDEFDWRFNNRENPYLFEDTMIRLLNTPQMEFKELIDKTA
- a CDS encoding PEP-CTERM sorting domain-containing protein (PEP-CTERM proteins occur, often in large numbers, in the proteomes of bacteria that also encode an exosortase, a predicted intramembrane cysteine proteinase. The presence of a PEP-CTERM domain at a protein's C-terminus predicts cleavage within the sorting domain, followed by covalent anchoring to some some component of the (usually Gram-negative) cell surface. Many PEP-CTERM proteins exhibit an unusual sequence composition that includes large numbers of potential glycosylation sites. Expression of one such protein has been shown restore the ability of a bacterium to form floc, a type of biofilm.), with protein sequence MKHEPTYTREIESGVTGILKTAGSPGTRIIICLVAVLFVCLTAATSFASWSVQFSQDQVWGNHSDKLDKIEIFDVSSTGGNMENPGMGQFSKGSWTVDMPNSNYSVATESGVNNFSWNVYLSGTSTSPTSNPITLAALAYIKNQGGYYGTWMTYTASTQTWTFATIQNLNLNDPRFNRTASAVPVPSTVLLLVTGFLSLAGLRKKLKE
- a CDS encoding bacteriohemerythrin is translated as MMPVIVWSDEKFSVNIEMIDKQHKKMIDMINELLEAVQAKQENNILAQLLIKLVNYTHYHFSTEERYFKIYNYPDTTVHKAQHDHLREQVAALDERYYSGQKMITGEVMGLLNDWLADHIIGSDRKFGSFLKGKGAF
- a CDS encoding DUF3047 domain-containing protein, giving the protein MPQSNVSTKLKVLSTLVLFVFVAFLMLTTEIKAAEPFHITFQGDEADKFPAGWEATNNDSAAKIYTVKVEGGKKFLHADAHAQAMQVGVEHSFALRELPEFEWQWRALIFPEGTDEREKSHNDSVLAIYVVFGHWPFLSSIKYIWSDTLPVGTTFNSPTSASTKVVVVRSGRAQANEWITEKRNLLNDYRQLFGEKEKNPTASGIAVLTDADNTGTHASADYGDMEVFAPNGQDPRL